Proteins co-encoded in one Bacteroidota bacterium genomic window:
- a CDS encoding DUF4935 domain-containing protein — MIYLCCDTNVWINISNSEEPVRLLNILHEEISKGTIKLVVPEIILKEWQRNKIEKIEERIESNIKSQISGLHKLSNFVENESRNIFEEESIRAEMIQVQRLVLELKAKLTKHKATLIDSAKQNINLVEIIFNHPNTIILEADKKSSERVITLAIERKFPFDGKKNNFADCLIFFQYYHYLVKEKVSNAHFVSNNKEDYFPKEMLHEVYRVEFDKVSGKFHKSLSDAMNSSLEKEIVKENELKHIELIAKIREGYKHESKCLVCSEDGEDDASLLRDLKSILFFEGTIEINDQRIEYENPNQLNLFKSDSSLDELEPGLIPNLLLTATCNNCGSEHFMCPECEEVILLYDIDKNKVESCINCEIVFIYREDRGRKGEIENVEFTILKEDTICSRCGNHFLSRGDNSDLCSDCEEFYKRN; from the coding sequence ACCTGTGAGACTGTTGAACATCCTTCATGAAGAGATTTCAAAGGGAACAATAAAACTTGTTGTTCCCGAAATAATCCTGAAAGAATGGCAAAGAAATAAAATTGAAAAAATTGAAGAAAGAATTGAAAGTAATATTAAATCGCAGATTTCAGGATTGCATAAACTATCCAATTTTGTTGAAAATGAAAGTCGGAATATTTTCGAAGAAGAGAGTATAAGAGCAGAAATGATTCAGGTACAACGACTGGTTTTAGAATTAAAAGCGAAATTGACAAAGCACAAGGCGACATTAATAGACTCGGCTAAGCAGAACATAAATCTGGTGGAAATAATTTTCAATCACCCAAATACTATAATACTTGAAGCTGATAAAAAGTCATCGGAAAGAGTAATTACACTAGCAATAGAGAGGAAGTTTCCATTTGATGGAAAGAAAAACAATTTTGCGGATTGCCTTATATTTTTTCAGTATTATCATTATCTGGTAAAAGAGAAAGTTTCAAACGCGCATTTTGTTAGTAATAATAAGGAGGATTACTTTCCTAAAGAAATGTTACACGAAGTTTATAGAGTAGAATTCGATAAAGTGTCAGGAAAATTTCATAAGTCATTAAGTGATGCTATGAATAGCTCTTTAGAGAAGGAAATTGTCAAAGAAAATGAATTGAAACACATTGAATTAATTGCTAAAATAAGAGAAGGTTACAAACATGAATCAAAATGCTTAGTTTGCTCAGAAGATGGTGAGGATGATGCAAGTTTACTAAGAGATTTAAAATCAATCTTGTTCTTTGAAGGAACTATAGAGATTAACGATCAAAGAATAGAATATGAAAATCCCAATCAGTTGAATCTTTTTAAAAGTGACTCTTCACTAGATGAGCTTGAACCTGGCTTAATCCCAAATTTGTTACTAACTGCTACTTGTAATAATTGCGGGAGTGAACATTTCATGTGCCCTGAATGCGAAGAGGTAATTTTACTGTATGACATTGATAAAAATAAAGTTGAATCCTGTATTAACTGTGAGATAGTCTTTATTTATAGGGAAGATAGGGGAAGGAAAGGAGAAATTGAAAATGTTGAATTCACCATATTGAAAGAAGATACGATTTGTTCAAGATGTGGAAATCA